GTTTCCAGGACTTCGAGTTCGACGTGCAACGTATCCCCCGGCCGTACCGGCTGATGAAATTGCAAGTCGTCCATCCCTCTGCCACCGAGATTGGCGATCATGTCGAACGTCTCCTCGACGGTCAGTTTGCTGGCCAGCGCCATCGTGTGAATTCCACTCGCGATCAGTCCGCCGAATATTGAGTCCTCGGCCGCCGCCTCGTCGACGTGGAACGGTTGCGGATCGAACTGCTCGGCGAATTCGATTATCTCGTTTTTCTTGACGGTGTATCCGCTCGTCTCGAACACGTCACCGGGTTCGAGATCCTCGAAATATCGAGTCATACGGGACTACTCTCTCATACTGGGTAAAATAGTTGCTGCAGGTAGCTCGGTTCTCGACGGACGGTTCGCGAAGGGTGCCTGCGGTACGACGACCAATCCCGTCTGCAGGATGACGACCGGTCCCGTCCGTGGAAAGAGTTTACTCGCTTCGACACGAGTCGGTAGAACATACCATGATCGACAGTGACATCCTGACAGCGCACGGACTGCTTCACCAGGCCTGTACGAAGTACGCGTCGCGTTCGCTCGCCACGGTCGGCGGCGAAACGATGACTTACGGCGAGGCGTGGAACCGCGGCGGGAAACTGGCACGAGTGTTGTCCGAGCGCGGGCTCGAGAAAGGCGACTTTGTCGGCATCATGATGTCGAATCGGCTAGATTATTTCACTGCGAACTTCGCCTGCGTTCGCGGCGGCTTCGTGAACGTTCCGATGAACGATATGCTGACGAGAGACGAATTCTCGTATATGCTCGCCGATTCGGGGGCACGGGGTGTGGTCGTGGGTCCGGATTTCACCGACACGATCGAGGAATTGCGATCCGATCTCCCTGACCTCGAGACGGTAATCGCCGTCGACGAGAGCCCGCCGGACGGACAGCTCCCGCTCGACACCGCCCTCAACGAGGCCGGCGATGTCGCGCTCAACGTGTCTATCGATCCGGGTGACCTCCTGCGACTGTCCTACACCGGCGGAACGACCGGCCGGCCGAAGGGGGCGCGGCACACGCATCGACTCATCGCGATGGACATGCTCGCCCACGTCATCGCGTTCGAAATCCGCGACGGCGAATCGATGCTCATCTCGACACCGCTTCCTCACGCGGCCGGATACATCCACCTGGGTGCATTGACACAGGGGGCGCATCTCACCGTCACCCCGGGGTTCGATCCAGGAGAGTTCCTCGCGTTGCTGGACGACGAACCGATCACCTGGACGTTTCTGGTACCGACGATGATCTACCGGATGCTCGACCACGACGCGGTGGCCGACGCGAACGTATCGACCCTCGACACTCTCGTCTACGGTGCTGCACCCATCTCAGAGGAGCGTCTGACAGAGGCGATCGCCGCGTTCGGCGACGTGTTCATCCAGGCCTACGGCCAGACGGAGATGCCGAACGTCGGAATGGTCCTCCCGAAAGTCGATCACGAACCGGGCGCAGACTGCGTCCAGTCCTGCGGGCGTCCCGCGACGATGGTCGACGCCGAAATCGCCGAGGTCGAACACGGGCGGATCGAGTCGATCCTCGACCGGGGCGGGGTCGGCGAACTGATCATGCGTTCTCCCTACGTAATGGACGGCTACCACGACAAACCGGAACAGACTGCGGAGACGCTCGTCGACGGCTGGCTCCTGACCGGCGATATCGCCCGAATGGACGAAGAGGGGTACGTCTACCTGCTCGACCGCGCCAACGACGTCATCGTCTCGGGCGGAATGAACGTCTACACCACCGAAGTAGAGGACGCTCTCGAACGCCATCCCGATCTGAACCTCGTCGCCGTCATCGGCGTCCCGCACGACGACTGGGGAGAGGCGGTTCACGCCGTCGTTGAGACCGAGAGCGACAACATCGATTCCAGCGACATACTGGCGTTCGCCGACACTCATCTTGCCAATTACAAGAAACCGAAGAGCGTCGAGTTCCGCGACAAGATTCCGACGACACCCTACGGAAAGGTGGACAAGAAGGTCCTCCGTGAGCCACACTGGGAAAACGTCGACAGGAATATCCATTGAGTCTGTCGCGACAGCGGCTGAAATCATCCTCGTAGCGTTATTTGCTCTGGTGTTCAATGATGCCTATGGAACAGCCTGATCTCACGACTCTGGGTATACTCGAGGTCCTCACCGAAGAAAAACAAGCGACGGTCCGAAACATCCACGACACCCTCCAGCATAACTTCGGTCGATACTGGTGGGCGAGCACCGGAATACTGGGCCCGACGATGACGTGGCTCAAGGAGCGCGGTCACGTCGAATTGAAGCTCGCCAACGGGGCCGGCACGTACCAGATCACCGAATCGGGCGGCCACCGATTGTAATCGCTGCTTCGAGAACCGCTTGAGGACGTCTCCCTCTCACCGCTGCAGGTGCCGCTGGTAATGAAGTTCGGATTTCTCCATCACCTGCCTCCCACCGAACAACGGCAGGAAATCGACGCGCTCACCAACCAAACTCGGCTGCACGGTCGGAGCTGGTCGACGTGCGATCGAGACATGAAACGGCGGTGGGCGAACGTGACATGGGCTACCGGGGAGACCTGATACGGGTTTGAACATTCGTTCTCGACGTGTTT
The genomic region above belongs to Natronorubrum tibetense GA33 and contains:
- a CDS encoding MaoC family dehydratase is translated as MTRYFEDLEPGDVFETSGYTVKKNEIIEFAEQFDPQPFHVDEAAAEDSIFGGLIASGIHTMALASKLTVEETFDMIANLGGRGMDDLQFHQPVRPGDTLHVELEVLETTPSERHSERGYVTYEQRVLDDSDAVVLSLRMETIVRRRPEGQTE
- a CDS encoding AMP-binding protein — translated: MIDSDILTAHGLLHQACTKYASRSLATVGGETMTYGEAWNRGGKLARVLSERGLEKGDFVGIMMSNRLDYFTANFACVRGGFVNVPMNDMLTRDEFSYMLADSGARGVVVGPDFTDTIEELRSDLPDLETVIAVDESPPDGQLPLDTALNEAGDVALNVSIDPGDLLRLSYTGGTTGRPKGARHTHRLIAMDMLAHVIAFEIRDGESMLISTPLPHAAGYIHLGALTQGAHLTVTPGFDPGEFLALLDDEPITWTFLVPTMIYRMLDHDAVADANVSTLDTLVYGAAPISEERLTEAIAAFGDVFIQAYGQTEMPNVGMVLPKVDHEPGADCVQSCGRPATMVDAEIAEVEHGRIESILDRGGVGELIMRSPYVMDGYHDKPEQTAETLVDGWLLTGDIARMDEEGYVYLLDRANDVIVSGGMNVYTTEVEDALERHPDLNLVAVIGVPHDDWGEAVHAVVETESDNIDSSDILAFADTHLANYKKPKSVEFRDKIPTTPYGKVDKKVLREPHWENVDRNIH